The following proteins come from a genomic window of Gemmatimonadaceae bacterium:
- a CDS encoding sigma-70 family RNA polymerase sigma factor, translating into MASQPLSLVTFDSPAVPRVRRGVVARKSIRASTGGAESAKAAEALVRAREEERGFVLAAQEGDTGAFAQLVRRHQQRAYAVARAVLLSHEDAEDAVQEGFLHAHRALARFRPDQPFGAWLHRIISNAALDLARRRKVRDTDELVDTHASPFRDPAEADELHDRLRSALTQLPDRQRSVLVLHDVEGYKHAEIGAMLGIPEGTARSDLHHARAAMRTILGALRRLA; encoded by the coding sequence ATGGCCAGCCAGCCGCTCTCGCTCGTGACTTTCGATTCCCCCGCCGTGCCGCGTGTGCGGCGGGGCGTCGTGGCGCGTAAGTCGATCCGGGCGAGCACCGGGGGTGCCGAGAGCGCGAAGGCCGCCGAGGCGCTGGTCCGCGCGCGGGAAGAGGAGCGTGGGTTCGTGCTGGCCGCGCAGGAGGGAGATACGGGGGCCTTCGCCCAGCTCGTGCGCCGCCACCAGCAGCGGGCCTACGCCGTGGCCCGCGCCGTGCTCCTGTCGCACGAGGATGCCGAGGACGCCGTGCAGGAGGGGTTCCTGCACGCGCACCGGGCGCTGGCACGATTCCGGCCGGACCAGCCCTTCGGCGCCTGGCTGCACCGGATCATCAGCAATGCGGCGCTGGACCTGGCGCGGCGCCGGAAGGTGCGCGACACGGACGAGCTGGTCGACACTCACGCGAGTCCCTTCCGCGATCCTGCTGAAGCGGATGAACTGCACGATCGTCTGCGGAGTGCGCTGACCCAGCTGCCCGACCGGCAGCGGTCGGTGCTGGTCCTGCACGACGTGGAGGGGTACAAGCACGCCGAGATCGGCGCGATGCTCGGAATTCCCGAGGGCACCGCCCGCTCCGACCTGCACCATGCCAGGGCGGCCATGCGCACCATCCTGGGCGCGCTCCGTCGCCTGGCCTGA
- a CDS encoding peptidylprolyl isomerase, with translation MAKIVTFETNKGTITAELFEGEAPIAAANFEKLANEKFYDGVKFHRVIPDFVVQGGDPKSRDLPNGHPQVGTGGPGYTIKCETAGNPHKHKPGALSMAHAGKDTGGSQFFIVLNERNTQHLNGVHTVFGQVTAGMDVVNKIVGNDVMNTVRVA, from the coding sequence GTGGCCAAGATCGTCACGTTCGAAACCAACAAGGGCACCATCACGGCGGAGCTGTTCGAGGGCGAGGCACCGATCGCCGCCGCCAATTTCGAGAAGCTCGCCAACGAGAAGTTCTACGACGGCGTGAAGTTCCACCGCGTGATCCCCGACTTCGTCGTGCAGGGCGGCGACCCGAAGTCGCGCGACCTCCCGAACGGCCATCCGCAGGTGGGCACCGGTGGACCCGGCTACACGATCAAGTGCGAGACGGCCGGCAATCCCCACAAGCACAAGCCGGGCGCCCTCTCGATGGCGCATGCCGGCAAGGACACCGGCGGCAGTCAGTTCTTCATCGTGCTGAACGAGCGCAACACGCAGCACCTGAACGGCGTGCACACGGTGTTCGGGCAGGTGACGGCAGGGATGGACGTGGTGAACAAGATCGTCGGCAACGATGTGATGAACACGGTCCGGGTGGCCTGA